One segment of Nostoc piscinale CENA21 DNA contains the following:
- the mazG gene encoding nucleoside triphosphate pyrophosphohydrolase has product MEFNQNQAETLAALQELIDVVAKLRSPDGGCPWDLAQTPQTLIPYVVEEAYEVVDAIKSDDPTAITEELGDLLLQVVLQAQIASEYQQFSLKEVAQGISQKLIRRHPHVFGDVSVQNVDEVRQNWEQIKATEKGEPTPEKHQLSAKLSRYGRTLPPLMAAMKISQKAAAVGFEWENIDGVWAKFHEELAEFQQAVAEETPERQESELGDLLFAVLQLARWYNLDPSAALQGTNQRFVQRLQKMEAVVNRPLFDYSLDELETLWQQAKAQLAQEP; this is encoded by the coding sequence ATGGAATTCAATCAGAATCAGGCTGAAACATTGGCGGCGTTACAAGAATTAATTGATGTGGTGGCAAAATTGCGATCGCCTGATGGTGGTTGTCCTTGGGATTTGGCACAAACTCCCCAAACGCTGATACCCTATGTGGTTGAAGAAGCTTACGAAGTAGTGGACGCAATTAAAAGTGATGATCCAACCGCCATTACTGAGGAATTAGGCGATTTACTTTTACAAGTTGTTTTACAAGCCCAAATCGCCAGCGAATATCAGCAATTTTCCCTCAAAGAAGTCGCCCAAGGTATTTCCCAAAAACTCATCCGTCGCCATCCCCATGTTTTTGGTGATGTGTCGGTGCAGAATGTTGATGAAGTGCGGCAAAACTGGGAACAAATCAAAGCGACAGAAAAAGGTGAACCAACCCCAGAAAAGCACCAACTCAGTGCTAAACTCAGCCGTTATGGGCGCACTCTTCCCCCCTTGATGGCGGCGATGAAAATTTCCCAAAAAGCGGCGGCGGTAGGCTTTGAATGGGAAAACATTGATGGTGTGTGGGCAAAGTTTCACGAAGAGTTGGCGGAGTTTCAGCAAGCTGTGGCTGAGGAAACACCAGAACGCCAAGAATCTGAATTAGGGGATTTATTATTTGCGGTGCTGCAACTTGCTCGATGGTATAATCTTGACCCTAGCGCCGCTTTGCAAGGCACAAATCAGCGATTTGTCCAGAGGTTACAAAAAATGGAGGCAGTGGTTAACCGCCCCCTTTTTGATTACAGTTTGGATGAGTTAGAAACGCTCTGGCAACAGGCAAAAGCCCAACTTGCCCAGGAGCCTTGA
- a CDS encoding aldehyde dehydrogenase family protein, with product MVTTTEPKQQVKIGPTKLLINNEWVDSVSDRRFATINPSTGDMICEVAEADAADVDKAVQAARHAFKSGEWRNMSATRRGELLYRLADLIEQNIDELARLETLDNGKPLQDSLGDLGLVIACYRYYAGWADKVQGKTIPINGPYFCYTRHEPVGVVGQIIPWNFPLLMQAWKLAPALATGNTVVMKTAEQTPLSALRVGELIIEAGFPPGVVNLLSGYGPTAGAAIAHHRDIDKVAFTGSTEVGHLIMEAAAKSNLKRVTLELGGKSPNIVFADADMDAAIAGSHEALFFNQGQCCCAGSRLFVEEKCYDEFVARTVEKARQRIVGDPFDSATDQGPQVDQEQFNKVMSYIESGMREGAQMLCGGQQVGDKGYFIAPTVFADVRDDMKIAQEEIFGPVMSIIKFKDINEVIERANNTMYGLAAAVWTQDVTKVHAIANNLRAGTVWVNCYDVFDAAAPFGGFKQSGIGRELGEYGLQQYTEVKTVTIKL from the coding sequence ATGGTTACAACGACAGAACCGAAACAGCAGGTCAAAATCGGCCCCACTAAACTGCTGATTAATAATGAGTGGGTAGATAGTGTCAGCGATCGCCGATTTGCAACAATCAATCCAAGTACAGGTGATATGATCTGCGAAGTCGCCGAAGCAGATGCAGCCGATGTTGATAAAGCAGTGCAAGCAGCGCGTCACGCCTTTAAAAGTGGGGAATGGCGCAATATGTCTGCAACCCGTCGTGGAGAGTTGCTTTATCGGTTAGCCGATTTAATTGAGCAGAATATTGACGAGTTAGCGCGACTGGAAACCCTAGATAACGGCAAACCATTACAAGATTCTTTAGGAGACTTGGGTTTAGTTATTGCCTGTTATCGCTACTATGCAGGTTGGGCTGATAAAGTCCAAGGTAAAACTATCCCAATTAACGGCCCTTATTTTTGCTACACCCGTCATGAGCCTGTGGGGGTGGTTGGGCAAATTATCCCGTGGAATTTCCCCTTGTTAATGCAGGCGTGGAAATTAGCACCAGCTTTGGCAACAGGTAATACTGTGGTGATGAAAACGGCGGAACAAACACCGTTATCTGCATTGCGGGTGGGAGAGTTAATTATTGAGGCTGGTTTTCCCCCAGGGGTAGTGAATCTTTTATCAGGATACGGCCCTACGGCTGGGGCAGCGATCGCACATCATAGAGACATCGACAAAGTTGCTTTCACTGGTTCCACGGAAGTGGGACACCTGATTATGGAAGCGGCGGCGAAAAGTAACCTCAAGCGTGTGACCTTAGAACTAGGTGGTAAGAGTCCAAATATTGTGTTTGCTGACGCAGACATGGATGCAGCGATCGCAGGTTCTCACGAAGCTTTATTCTTTAACCAAGGTCAATGCTGTTGTGCAGGTTCGCGGCTATTTGTCGAAGAAAAATGCTACGACGAGTTTGTGGCTAGAACTGTGGAAAAAGCTAGACAGCGAATTGTCGGCGATCCCTTTGATTCTGCCACAGACCAAGGGCCGCAGGTAGACCAAGAGCAATTTAACAAAGTCATGAGTTATATCGAATCTGGGATGCGGGAAGGCGCTCAGATGCTTTGTGGTGGACAACAAGTAGGCGACAAAGGTTACTTTATTGCCCCCACGGTTTTTGCCGATGTGCGTGACGATATGAAAATTGCCCAAGAAGAAATCTTTGGCCCGGTGATGAGCATTATCAAGTTCAAAGACATCAACGAAGTCATTGAACGGGCAAATAACACCATGTACGGACTCGCCGCCGCCGTTTGGACTCAGGATGTTACCAAAGTTCATGCGATCGCTAACAATCTCCGCGCAGGTACAGTCTGGGTCAATTGCTACGACGTATTTGATGCTGCTGCACCTTTTGGTGGTTTCAAGCAATCGGGTATCGGTCGTGAACTAGGTGAATATGGCTTACAGCAATACACCGAAGTTAAGACTGTTACCATCAAACTGTAA
- a CDS encoding DUF2281 domain-containing protein: MTTQVGDTTSELIAKLQTLAPEQQQQVLDFVEFLMQKYAQPEKNQETPQQRILGLNEGQIWMSDDFNDPLPDEFWMGEGEI; encoded by the coding sequence ATGACTACTCAAGTTGGAGATACCACCTCAGAATTAATTGCCAAGTTGCAAACTCTAGCACCAGAACAGCAACAGCAAGTCTTAGATTTTGTGGAATTTTTAATGCAAAAATATGCTCAACCTGAAAAAAACCAAGAAACTCCTCAGCAAAGGATACTGGGATTAAATGAAGGTCAAATTTGGATGAGTGATGATTTTAATGATCCTTTACCTGATGAATTTTGGATGGGTGAAGGAGAAATATAG
- a CDS encoding magnesium chelatase subunit H, with translation MFTHVKSTIRHIAPENLGGRNLIKVVYVVLESQYQSALSQAVRTINANNPDLAIEISGYLIEELRDPENYEEFQRDIQSANIFIASLIFIEDLAQKVVAAVEPYRDNLDVAVVFPSMPEVMRLNKMGSFSLAQLGQSKSAIAQFMKKRKEKSGAGFQDGMLKLLRTLPQVLKFLPIDKAQDARNFMLSFQYWLGGSPENLENFLLMLADKYVLKDVEKQKVASLEYQAPVVYPDMGIWHPLATTMYEDVREYLNWYSARRDIPQDLKDPLAPCVGLVLQRTHLVTGDDAHYVAMVQELEALGARVVPVFAGGLDFSKPVDAYFYEPTTNTPLVDAVISLTGFALVGGPARQDHPKAIDALKRLNRPYMVALPLVFQTTEEWLDSDLGLHPIQVALQIAIPELDGAIEPIILSGRDGATGKAIALQDRIEAVAQRALKWANLRRKPKLDKKVAITVFSFPPDKGNVGTAAYLDVFGSIYEVMKALRNNGYEVQDLPENAKELMEQVIHDAQAQYASPELNIAYKMSVPEYEELTPYSQRLEENWGPPPGHLNSDGQNLLIYGKQFGNVFIGVQPTFGYEGDPMRLLFSRSASPHHGFAAYYTYLERIWGADAVLHFGTHGSLEFMPGKQMGMSGECYPDNLIGTIPNLYYYAANNPSEATIAKRRSYAETISYLTPPAENAGLYKGLKELSELIASYQTLKDSGRGIPIVNTIMDKCRMVNLDKDIDLPEIDAKDMTPEERDNIVGSVYRKLMEIESRLLPCGLHVIGKPPSAEEAIATLVNIASLDRQEEEILSLPRIIANSLGRDIDEIYKNSDQGVLEDVQLLQDITLATRAAVRALVQEQTDAEGRVSLVSRLNFFNMGKKEPWVEALHKAGYPKVDASALKPLFEYLEFCLQQVCADNELGALLKGLEGEYILPGPGGDPIRNPDVLPTGKNIHALDPQAIPTAAAVQSAKIVVDRLLARNKAENNGNWPETIACVLWGTDNIKTYGESLAQIMWMVGVRPVPDALGRVNKLELIPLEELGRPRIDVVINCSGVFRDLFINQMNLLDQAVKMAAEADEPTEMNFVRKHAMQQAEELGINLRQAATRVFSNASGSYSSNINLAVENSTWESEAELQEMYLTRKSFAFSADNPGMMEQSRKIFESTLKTAEATFQNLDSSEISLTDVSHYFDSDPTKVVSTLRGDGKTPASYIADTTTANAQVRTLSETVRLDARTKLLNPKWYEGMLSHGYEGVRELSKRLVNTMGWSATAGAVDNWIYEDANETFIKDEEMQKRLMNLNPHSFRKMVSTLLEVNGRGYWETSEENLDRLRELYQEVEDRIEGIE, from the coding sequence ATGTTCACCCACGTCAAGTCCACCATTAGACACATTGCGCCTGAGAACCTAGGCGGACGTAACTTAATTAAGGTGGTCTATGTCGTGCTTGAGTCCCAGTACCAGAGTGCATTGTCGCAAGCGGTTCGTACAATTAACGCCAACAATCCTGACCTTGCGATTGAAATCAGTGGGTACTTGATTGAGGAACTCAGAGACCCCGAAAATTACGAAGAGTTCCAGCGCGATATACAAAGTGCCAATATTTTTATTGCCTCTCTGATTTTTATCGAAGACTTAGCACAGAAAGTAGTAGCAGCAGTAGAACCGTACCGCGATAATTTAGACGTTGCTGTTGTCTTTCCATCAATGCCAGAGGTAATGCGCCTGAATAAAATGGGCAGTTTTTCCTTGGCGCAGTTGGGTCAATCGAAGAGTGCGATCGCACAATTCATGAAGAAACGCAAAGAAAAATCCGGTGCAGGATTCCAAGATGGAATGCTGAAACTATTGCGGACACTGCCCCAAGTGCTGAAGTTCTTACCGATAGATAAAGCACAGGACGCACGCAATTTTATGCTGAGTTTCCAGTATTGGCTGGGTGGTTCTCCAGAAAACCTGGAAAACTTCTTGCTGATGCTGGCTGATAAATATGTATTAAAAGATGTTGAAAAACAAAAAGTTGCATCTTTAGAATATCAAGCACCAGTAGTTTATCCCGATATGGGGATTTGGCATCCTTTAGCCACAACCATGTATGAGGATGTTCGAGAATATCTCAACTGGTACAGCGCCCGCCGGGATATCCCGCAAGATTTAAAAGATCCTTTAGCACCCTGTGTAGGTTTAGTATTACAACGCACTCACCTAGTTACAGGTGATGATGCCCATTACGTGGCGATGGTTCAGGAGTTAGAAGCATTAGGCGCAAGGGTAGTACCTGTGTTTGCCGGTGGTTTGGACTTCTCCAAACCTGTGGATGCTTACTTCTACGAACCAACTACAAATACACCGTTAGTAGACGCAGTAATTTCCTTAACTGGTTTTGCTTTAGTAGGCGGCCCGGCTAGACAAGACCATCCCAAGGCAATTGACGCACTCAAACGCCTAAATCGCCCTTACATGGTGGCGTTACCTTTGGTATTCCAAACCACCGAAGAATGGTTAGATAGCGATTTAGGCTTACATCCAATTCAAGTTGCTTTACAAATTGCGATTCCTGAACTTGATGGCGCAATTGAACCGATTATATTATCGGGTAGAGATGGGGCGACAGGAAAGGCGATCGCACTCCAAGACCGCATCGAAGCTGTAGCGCAACGTGCATTAAAGTGGGCTAACCTCCGCCGCAAACCCAAACTAGATAAAAAAGTTGCAATTACCGTTTTCAGCTTCCCACCCGATAAAGGCAACGTAGGAACAGCCGCATACCTCGATGTATTCGGTTCCATCTACGAAGTCATGAAAGCGTTGAGAAACAACGGCTACGAGGTGCAGGACTTACCAGAAAACGCGAAAGAGTTGATGGAACAAGTTATCCACGACGCACAAGCACAGTACGCCAGCCCCGAACTCAACATTGCTTATAAGATGTCAGTTCCAGAATACGAAGAACTGACACCTTATTCCCAACGCTTAGAAGAAAACTGGGGGCCACCACCAGGACACCTCAACAGCGACGGACAAAACCTGTTAATTTACGGTAAGCAATTCGGTAACGTCTTCATTGGTGTACAGCCTACCTTTGGTTACGAAGGCGACCCCATGCGGTTGTTGTTCTCCCGTTCTGCAAGTCCTCACCACGGCTTTGCTGCTTATTACACTTACCTCGAAAGAATTTGGGGTGCTGATGCTGTGCTGCATTTTGGTACTCACGGTTCCTTGGAATTTATGCCAGGAAAGCAAATGGGGATGTCTGGTGAATGCTACCCCGATAACTTAATTGGCACAATTCCCAACCTGTACTACTATGCCGCCAACAACCCCAGCGAAGCGACAATTGCCAAACGCCGCAGTTACGCCGAAACAATTTCCTACCTCACACCACCCGCAGAAAACGCAGGTTTGTACAAAGGTTTGAAAGAACTCAGCGAGTTAATTGCTTCTTACCAAACCTTAAAAGATAGCGGGCGCGGTATCCCCATCGTCAACACCATCATGGATAAATGCCGGATGGTGAACTTAGACAAAGACATCGACTTGCCCGAAATCGATGCTAAAGACATGACCCCAGAAGAACGGGATAATATCGTTGGTAGCGTCTACCGCAAGTTGATGGAAATCGAATCGCGGTTGTTACCTTGTGGTTTGCACGTTATCGGTAAACCCCCAAGTGCAGAAGAAGCGATCGCAACTCTAGTTAATATCGCCAGCCTAGACCGCCAAGAAGAAGAAATTCTCAGCTTACCCCGGATTATCGCCAATAGCCTGGGGCGGGATATTGACGAAATTTACAAAAATAGCGATCAAGGCGTATTAGAAGATGTCCAACTCCTACAAGACATCACCCTAGCCACTCGCGCTGCTGTCCGCGCCTTGGTACAAGAACAAACCGACGCAGAAGGTAGGGTTTCCTTAGTTTCCAGGTTGAATTTCTTCAACATGGGTAAAAAAGAACCTTGGGTAGAAGCACTGCACAAAGCTGGTTATCCTAAAGTTGATGCTTCCGCCTTGAAACCTTTGTTTGAGTATTTAGAGTTCTGCTTACAACAAGTTTGTGCAGACAACGAACTCGGCGCATTACTCAAAGGTTTAGAAGGCGAATACATCCTCCCCGGCCCTGGTGGCGACCCCATCCGCAACCCGGATGTATTACCTACAGGTAAGAACATTCACGCCCTCGACCCCCAAGCCATCCCCACGGCGGCGGCTGTCCAATCAGCAAAAATCGTGGTTGATAGACTTTTGGCACGGAACAAAGCCGAAAACAACGGTAATTGGCCAGAAACCATCGCCTGTGTTCTCTGGGGAACCGATAACATCAAAACCTACGGCGAATCACTGGCACAAATTATGTGGATGGTGGGTGTGCGTCCGGTTCCCGATGCTTTGGGACGGGTGAACAAGTTGGAGTTAATTCCCTTAGAAGAATTGGGAAGACCCAGAATTGACGTTGTAATTAACTGTTCTGGTGTATTCCGCGACTTGTTCATCAACCAGATGAACCTACTAGACCAAGCTGTGAAGATGGCTGCGGAAGCGGATGAACCCACAGAAATGAACTTTGTCCGCAAACACGCCATGCAGCAAGCTGAGGAATTGGGAATTAATCTACGTCAAGCAGCAACCCGCGTTTTCTCTAACGCTTCCGGTTCCTACTCCTCTAACATCAACTTGGCAGTAGAAAACAGCACCTGGGAAAGCGAAGCCGAGTTACAAGAAATGTACCTCACCCGCAAATCCTTCGCCTTCAGTGCTGACAATCCTGGCATGATGGAACAATCTCGGAAGATTTTTGAAAGCACCCTCAAAACTGCTGAAGCGACTTTCCAAAACCTGGATTCCTCCGAGATTAGTTTAACGGACGTTTCCCATTACTTCGACTCTGACCCCACCAAGGTTGTCTCAACTCTGCGTGGTGATGGCAAAACACCAGCATCTTACATTGCAGACACCACCACAGCCAACGCCCAAGTCCGCACCTTATCCGAAACAGTGCGCTTAGATGCCCGTACCAAATTGTTAAATCCCAAGTGGTATGAAGGTATGCTGTCTCACGGTTACGAAGGTGTGCGCGAACTCTCCAAGCGGTTGGTTAACACAATGGGTTGGAGTGCAACAGCCGGCGCAGTTGACAACTGGATTTATGAGGATGCCAACGAAACCTTCATCAAAGATGAAGAAATGCAGAAACGTTTGATGAACCTCAACCCCCATTCTTTCCGCAAGATGGTATCCACCTTATTGGAAGTGAATGGTCGCGGTTATTGGGAAACTAGCGAGGAGAATTTAGACCGCCTCCGCGAGTTGTACCAAGAAGTTGAAGACCGAATTGAAGGGATTGAGTAA
- a CDS encoding transposase, translating to MYEKFPTREACLIHLEKQRWKGKPKCPYCSSSNFTHLKNGSRYHCNLCNTKYSVTVKTLFHRTRVDLQKWFLAIYLLIYARTKLSSRQLAKLLAVDKNTAWLMIARIDFSFS from the coding sequence ATGTACGAAAAGTTTCCAACTCGTGAAGCTTGCCTAATTCACCTTGAAAAGCAAAGGTGGAAAGGAAAGCCAAAATGCCCGTACTGTAGCTCATCTAATTTCACACATTTAAAAAACGGAAGCAGATACCACTGTAATTTATGTAACACAAAATATAGCGTTACAGTTAAAACCTTATTCCATAGAACTCGTGTGGATTTACAAAAGTGGTTTTTGGCTATCTATCTACTGATATATGCGAGAACAAAGCTCAGTTCACGTCAGCTTGCAAAATTACTTGCAGTTGACAAAAATACGGCATGGCTAATGATTGCACGTATAGATTTTTCCTTCTCATAG
- a CDS encoding type II toxin-antitoxin system PemK/MazF family toxin — protein MLNYSKNDIILVQYPFSDLSTSKVRPAVVVSTQHISQDIFITPLTSKTESLLEGEFVLSEWKAAGLNVATAVKKRIIYSP, from the coding sequence ATGCTCAACTACTCTAAAAATGACATCATTTTAGTTCAGTATCCCTTTTCAGATTTGTCAACTTCAAAAGTTAGACCTGCTGTTGTAGTCAGTACGCAACACATTTCTCAAGATATTTTTATTACGCCTTTGACAAGCAAAACTGAATCATTATTAGAAGGCGAGTTTGTGTTGTCTGAATGGAAAGCCGCAGGACTAAATGTAGCAACAGCAGTTAAAAAGAGGATTATATACAGTCCATAG
- a CDS encoding XisH family protein: MPAKDIYHDAVKNALIKDGWTITADPYFLQYEDAELYADLFVEKALLAEQEGRKIVVEIKSFISPSLMKDFQNALGQYILYRDILQLANKNYEIYLAIRDTIFDTFFQRKSVQAVVELHHIKLMVFNNEREEITLWTK, encoded by the coding sequence ATGCCAGCTAAGGACATTTACCATGATGCTGTTAAAAATGCCTTAATTAAAGATGGCTGGACAATTACGGCTGATCCTTATTTTTTGCAGTATGAAGATGCTGAACTTTATGCTGATTTATTTGTAGAAAAAGCCTTACTAGCTGAACAAGAAGGACGGAAAATAGTTGTTGAAATCAAGAGCTTCATCAGCCCTTCTCTGATGAAAGATTTTCAAAATGCTTTAGGTCAGTATATTTTATACCGCGACATTTTACAACTAGCAAATAAAAACTATGAGATATATCTAGCGATTAGAGATACAATATTTGATACCTTCTTTCAACGAAAATCTGTTCAAGCAGTTGTAGAACTTCATCATATTAAACTGATGGTATTTAACAATGAAAGAGAGGAAATTACTTTATGGACAAAGTAG
- a CDS encoding XisI protein gives MDKVAEYRKLIKQVLTEYDNLSRQSPDTNYETSLVFDENHDHYLWLAVDWQGSKRIKYTYIHIRIKNEKIYIEEDYTEEGIATELIRLGVPNNDIVLAFHPPDVRKFTDFATA, from the coding sequence ATGGACAAAGTAGCAGAGTATCGGAAATTAATTAAACAAGTGCTTACTGAGTATGATAATTTATCTCGTCAATCACCTGACACTAATTACGAAACTAGTTTAGTATTTGATGAAAATCATGACCATTATTTATGGTTAGCTGTAGATTGGCAAGGCAGCAAGCGAATTAAATATACTTATATTCATATTCGGATTAAGAACGAAAAAATTTATATAGAGGAAGATTATACAGAGGAAGGAATAGCAACTGAATTAATCAGATTAGGTGTGCCTAATAATGATATTGTGCTTGCCTTTCATCCTCCAGATGTGAGGAAATTTACAGATTTTGCAACAGCTTAA
- a CDS encoding DNA-3-methyladenine glycosylase, with translation MKSDIDATWLTRPSTLVAPELIGCTLVRQMPDGRIFRGMIVETEAYAPEDPAMHAYRSRTTRNQVMFEAAGKAYVYLIYGVYHCLNVVTDRDGIPSAVLLRALELAQVPTWVDHQEKLKPHRIAAGPGKLCRALKIDLTLNATPLEFGQALWLEHRQPEFQQQLEQGNLTLIQTTRIGLTKGVDLPWRWYLWNSLAVSKKG, from the coding sequence ATGAAATCTGACATTGATGCAACTTGGCTGACTCGTCCCTCAACTTTAGTGGCTCCTGAATTGATTGGCTGTACTTTAGTTAGACAAATGCCAGATGGTAGGATTTTTCGGGGAATGATTGTTGAGACAGAGGCTTATGCACCGGAAGATCCAGCAATGCACGCTTATCGTAGTCGGACTACTCGCAATCAGGTCATGTTTGAGGCGGCTGGGAAAGCTTATGTGTATTTAATTTATGGTGTTTACCACTGTTTGAATGTGGTAACTGACAGAGATGGAATTCCTAGTGCTGTGCTTCTCCGCGCCTTGGAGTTAGCGCAAGTTCCTACCTGGGTTGATCATCAAGAAAAACTTAAACCACATCGCATCGCCGCCGGGCCGGGTAAACTTTGCCGTGCTTTGAAAATTGATTTGACATTGAATGCAACACCCCTAGAATTTGGTCAAGCACTCTGGTTAGAACACCGCCAGCCTGAGTTTCAACAACAGCTAGAACAAGGAAATCTGACGTTAATTCAGACTACGCGCATTGGTTTGACTAAAGGTGTAGACTTGCCTTGGCGCTGGTATTTATGGAATAGTCTGGCTGTATCTAAAAAAGGATAA